The following DNA comes from Neovison vison isolate M4711 chromosome 13, ASM_NN_V1, whole genome shotgun sequence.
GCCGGACTCTGCAGGTGGTCCCGAGGCCCAGCCTGTGGGACGGGAGTGCGGACATGCAGGGTGCTGAGGCCTGGCCCTAGGGCGGGGGCGCCCAGGCGTTGGGGTGGGGGCGCGGCGGGGTACCGGGAAGGATCATCGCCCCGCACGACTCTCCTGTGCACGAGGAATCGGACGGCTTTTTGCCCGCGGAGAGAGGTTCACAGAGGTGCGACACGCCCGCATGAGGCTCCGTGCTGACCGCGAGCTCTCATGCCGGCACGCGGGGCAGCGTTCCGGGGCGGACGTCCGCAACGTTAATCGTTGGAACGTTGGGCGACGTTCACAAATCGCGTGCGGCAAAGTGTGCCGCGCAGATGCGGCCCCTGCGTGACTGTGCGCCCCCGAGTCCGTCGTGGCTTCTGGACTTCGGTGTCCACAGACGGCACGGCGGGTCCTGACCGCCCTCCGACCGCCCGGTTCTGGCGGACGGCGCAGGTCGGCGTGTGCAGCCCCTGCTGTGGTGCAGGGAAGGTGGCCGGGCGAGCACACTTGGCGTGATTCTAGGTTTGGGTCGTGGCACACGTGGTGCTGGGAGCGTGTGAGTGTAGGCGTCCGTCGGATGCGCACGTGGTTCTGTCCGGGCACGCCGGCCACGGACTGGCTGGGTCGGCGGCAGGCTCGGCCCCGGTCCTGGAGGAGCCGCCCCGCCTTCTGCCCGCCGCCGCGCCGTGTGCCTCGCTGGGTCGCGTGTTCTCTCGCGGCACCCTGAGTGTCCCCGGCATGCTGCGGAGGCGCACTCGTGCAGGGCAGAGCTCCCTCGTCGGCCGCGGTCCTGCTGGGGGGCGTGGAGGGGCTGTCCGTGTCCCACCCAGAAGTTTCGCCCGATTCAAAGCTGCAAACGTTTTCTGTCGATTCCTAAGGCCTTGGTGCTCTTCGCCGCTGCGTCTGCTTTGAGTGATGTTCTGTGCAGCGTCAGGTGTGGAGGCCCCGAGGGCTCCCCGCGGGCACCGGTCGTGGCGCCGCCTCCCGGCGACGTGCGGCTCCGCCTCTTGGCGCAGTGGAGCGAGTGCCTCCTGCCACCGGACGGTCGTGTCTgccggcgcggggcggggcggctcCTGCAGGGTTCACGGGTGTGTGGCGTTGCGTCCACAGGCTCCGTGGAGGACTCTGCGTCCAGCTTGTTTGGCGAGGAGGACCCCGAGGACGAGGAGCTGCAGGCCGCCGCCAGCCACCTCAACAAGGACTTCTACCGGGAGCTGCTCGGGGCCGGCGTCTCCTCCAGctctggggaggcaggaggccccGAGGGGGGCAGCCGACCCCCCGCCCTGGAGTCCCTGCTCGGCCCCCTGCCCACGGCGGCCAGCCTGGGCATCTCGGACTCCATCCGGGAGTGCATCTCCTCCCAGAGCCAGGAGCCCAGTGAGTGCTGGGGAGGGGTcaaaggggagagggtggggtgggggctgtggcCGCGGGCTCTGGGTCCAGGTCACCCCGCCCCATCTGGGGGGTGGAGAGGAGCCGCTGGATGTGGCCTCAGGGAGGGCGGCTGGGAGGGCACTGCCAGCTCCCCCGTGCCAGGTGGAGTGGGCCGTCGTCGACCCCAGCGTGTGAGGACACCCTGCTTACCAGCAGGGCTTGCCACTGCCCCCAGACCCCTCCTGCGCCAGCCCCTGGCTGAGGGCTGGGCCAGACGCATGCCTGGTTGGATGGTGGCTGCAGGCTCcttcctgcctgtccctctgcgtCTGTCTAAGCTGCCTCGGGCACAGCCCCACGTGTGGGCAGCCTCACCCGCGGGGCTCCGGCGCCGCAGCGGGGGTTTGCTTCCGCCGTGTTTGCTGCTGAGAGCGGGTCGTGGCCCTGTGCCAGGACTGGCTCCCCCAGGTACTCCCGGCTGCAGACAGGCCCTGCCTCGCCCCTGAGCGCCCAGGGCTTGGCCCCGTGTGCCGGGGCCTCCCCAAGGGTGCTCTGTACATACGTGTATCACACTCCTGCCCTGACAGTGGGACGgacctgtgcaaaggccctggggccaggAGAGACCATTCTGCAGGAGCTGAGGGAGTGAGGCAGGGCATGGAGGGTAGGAGCAGTGTGGGGGTGCCGGGCGGACCCCTGCCTAGGGCCTGAGTGTAGAGCTGCAGCATGGGGTGCTGGGCTGCTGGGTGTGGGCGGGCCACCCGGTGGTCAGAGGCTGCCCCAACTGCTGGGCTTTGCGGCTTGTGCTGTTGACccggggggatggggggtggccAGCAGGGTTTGGGGTGTCCTGAGTGCATCACTGAGGACTGGCTGAGGGCCCATCTCCTGgaccggtgagcagagagccggacgagCCACACTTCCGCACTGAAGGTGCCTGTGTCGTAGGGAGCCTCCGGGTCCGCTGGGGCTAGCGTCGTGTCCTTTCTGCACGCAGCCCTGGGCTGTGAGCCACGCAGTGGCACACGGAGGGGGCTGGGCTTGCCGGCAACAAGGGGGCTGCCGTCAGCCCTTGGCCAGAGCCGAGGTCCCAGAGGAGGCGGCTCCTATCCTGGAAGGGGTCCTGACACCGCCCGGGGCCATCTGCGCCTGCTCAGCAGAACCCGACGCAGACGCTGTGGCCCTGTGCTTCCCCGTAGGCGGTGCGCGTGGGGACGGCGAGCTGGACCTCAGCGGCATCGACGACGTGGAGATTGACAGGGTGAGCTCCCCTGAACTCTGCACGGTCGCGGCCCCGGGCCGCCGTCCCACAGGCCGTCCCGGGAGCGGGGCACCCCCTCGCGGCCACGTGGCCCCTGGAACCCACGTCCGCCCACTCTGGCCGGCCCCGCTCCTGTGCCCGCGGGCCGGTATGTGGACCCGCCCCCGCTCCCGGCCTCGgcaagggggggggggacaggcgTCGCTGACTGGCTCCCAGTAAGGAGCCCGTGGCCCGCGGGTCAGAGGCCCGCCCTTGACCGGCCCGTCTGTGGGGAAGCGTGTTGGCAGCCGAGAGCTGAGTGTGGCTCTGCTCTGCCCAGTACATCCTGGACGAGGCGGAAGCCCGCGTGAAGGCCGAGCTGTGGATGCGGGAGAACGCCGAGTACCTGCGGGAGCAGAGGGGTAAGCACCAGCCCGCCCGCCGGGGGGCCAGGGCCACGGGGCCCCTGCTCATCCTGCGGTGGGGGGCTTTTCAGAGAAGGAGGCGAGAATCGCGAAGGAGAAGGAACTGGGGATCTACAAGGAGCACAAGGTAAGGCTCGTCCGGCGCACGGAgacctgcctgcccctcctcaaGTCACACGAGGTCTCCCAGGGTGGCGGCTCCGGCCACCCAGTCCTGCATGGTGCTGGCCTCCCCTAGGACAGATCACTCTCCGCTTTGGGGAGGTCCTTAGGCTGAGTCGGGGCGTCGGGACCCCCACTGAGGGCCCTGCCCCAGCTCTGGGATCCCCCCTCTCGGCCCTGGGAAAGTCTGCTTGTCGCAGGTGTCCTTTGGGCGGTCACAGAGACGTGGCTTGCTGCTTCTGTGTGCCGGACAGGGACTCCGGCCGTGAGAGAGTGGTCGAGCCCCCGAGCAACAAAGGCAGGAGCTCGGCATGCATCCAGCATGGGTCACTGGTCTGCTTGAGAACCTTTCCGGGGGGGCGGGCCTGTAGCTTGGGGTCTGGGCTCAAGGCCCCTAGTAGCGTGGTCGGCAGgcgggtgggcaggggaggagccAGCAGGAGGCACAGTTCGGGCTCGTGTAGGTGGCACACACCCAGGACAAGGTCTCCCCATGCTGGGTGATCTGTCCAGAGCACGGCACCTTGCTCTGCCTTGTTCGGGTGGGGACAGTGTCCAGCGCAGCCGGGTGTCCGTATGGTGGGCTTGTGGGCAGCTCCCAGTGCTGCTGCGGGTGACCTCTGCCGAGAGACCTCACACCCTGAGCCCTGCCATCGGCTCTGTAGCTGAGGGATGTGGGctggcccccccaccccgtctgaGAGGAGGAGGTCGGAGCCATCCTTGGGGGGCCTGGACCAGCGCCCTGTACACCTGGGCTCCTGCGGGCAGGGCTCCCTGGCAGATGCTGGCTGCCCAGCTCCTCCCTGTCGGGGCCCAGCTAGCAGGGTCCCCACTTCACCCGAGACACCTAGCAGGTCCCCAGGGGGCGGTAACTCCCCTGTTTCTATTGAGCCCAAGAAGTCTTGTAAGCGACGGGAGCCCATCCAGGCCAGCACAGCTGGGGAAGCCATCGAAAAGATGTTGGAGCAGAAGAAGATCTCCAGCAAGATCAACTACAGCGTGCTCCAGGACCTCAACAGCAAGGGCGGGGGCAGCCTGCGTGGGGGCGACGCGCAGCCCCAGGAGCGGGCCGGCGCCCGGAAGCTGTCTCGGAGGAAGACGCCCGCAGGCAGGAGCGGGGCTGACCCCGTGAGCAGCGTGGGGAAGAGGTACCGTGCTGGGCGCGGGCAGGAGGCCTGGGGGGTGCGCTCCCCACCTGGATGCTGGGAGCAGACGTCTGGGTCCCCTGCCGCACCTGCGGCCCTGGCCGGCCTGTGTCTGTGGGGGGGGCAGGCGGCTGGGGAGGGGGTCCTACCCTGCAGGCTGTGTTCTGTCTCTGGGAGGGGCGAGCCAGCCTCTTTCCCTGGGAGGGTGTGGAGCAGGGAGGGTAGAGCCTCTCCTCCCGCTGCTGCAGAGAGGCCCAGGGCCGAGGACGGCCCAGGGGAGGCATCTCCGGCCGCTCCCTGCCGTCCCCACACACTGCCGCTGAAGCAGACCTCCCAGAACCTTGGCCAGCAGCAGCTGGGCGGCCGCCTGGAGAGCCCCGGGGCAGTACGATTTTAGGTCCCgttttaaaaacacttattttagggaggcagggagagagagcacccaGAAGCGTGAGTGGGGGAGAACGGAGCAGGAGGAGGCGCGAGGGAAGGCCTCAGGCCGGCAGAGCGTGGGCTCACCCCTCAGCCTGGGGTCCCAACCTGAGCCTTTCGGCCGAGTCGGACGCTCCACACGTTGAGCCCCTGGTGCCCCCGAGTTTAGGTTCTTACTCGTCAGACGACAGAGGAGCGTCAGATCTGCCCGGGCCATCTGCCATCGACCGGCATAGCTTTTGAGCTAAAACTGGCTTTGTTACCAACATTCAAAAGGAAGTTCTCACAGAAAAACCCTGATTTCCGGCTTCcggcaacccccccaccccccccatcccaccccaactCCCGGCTCTGTGCCgcggcccggggtggggggtactcAGGCTTGTTATCACTTGGCCACGGGGTGGCGACGTGGGGCCCATTGTGCTGTCAGGAGGGGACAGGTGCAGTCACTCCCGCACCGCACCGTGGGGCACGTACGGGGGGTGTGTGCGCATGGGACACGCCCTAGCAGAGGGGCACGGGGTGGGCCGGGTGAGGGGCGCGAGGCCGGGAGGCTCCGCTGGGAGGAGTGACATCAGGGTGAGCGCTGAGGAGGGGGTCGGCTTCCGGGTGTGGGGTCTGGGGGAGCAGAGTTGGGGGCTGCCTCCTCCTCACCGGCCAGGGACGCTGCCCCTCAGCCGGCCCCTTGTTGTCCCCCGACCCGTGGCTGCAGCCTGGACCGAGGCTGCCACGCTGTGCTCTCTTTCAGGTTGCGGCCGATGGTGTCCGCCCAGCCGGCCAAGAGGGCAGCTGTGGGGGAGGTACGTTTTGTGGCCACGGCCCGGGACAGGGGCCTGGGGACGGTGTCTGTGAGCCACTGAGCAGTCAGCGCATGGCAGGGAGGGAGCGTGGGCTCTCCTGGCCCACGCACCGCGGTCCTGAGGCCCACGGGTGGCAGGGGAGTGGGCCTGAGCTCCAGCCCCATGCTGTGGGGCTGGGCCACATCCTCTGGGCAAGGCCCGTGGCCTTGAAACGGAAGCCTCGTGGGTGCTCGTGAGTGTGGACGGGCTGGACGGAGGGGCTGCCTGGGAGCCCCGAAGGCTGGGAAGCGTCCCGGACACGGGAGGGGCCCGTGGGCCTTGGGAGCCAGGCTGGCGCTGTGATGCCGTCCCCCGGGGCAGGCGGCCTCCCAGAGCCTGTGCCCCGGTTGCAGACCTTGCTCCCGAGCTCGCCCAGCCTGGGAGCCGAGCCCGTCAGGCCCACAGCGGTGGTGGAGAGTGGGCCTGTGTCCTACCCCCCCGAGGAGGACCCCGACGAGGAGGACCCCGACGAGGAGGACGGGGAGCCGTGCGTCAGCGCCCTGCAGATGATGGGCAGCAGCGGTGAGGGGACCCTGCAGCTGGTTGGGGGTGACACgccctgggtgggggcggggcttaCTTCCTAGAAAAAGGCACGAATCCTCTGCTCCTGACTAGCCCTAAACTCAGAGCTCTGGGCTTTGAATGAAACCTTCTCTCACTCCGGGCGAGGTTGGGACCAAGATGCAGATCCGTGCGTCCGTGTGGGGAGCCCGAGCGCTGTGAAGGCCGTGGGCTCCAGGCTGCAGGGGGGCTGCCTGTCCAGCGGGAGCCAGGCCCCAGGGCCTTGGGGAGGTGAAGACAGCACGTGAAGAGCGGgcctgagcccccccaggtgGGCCCTGCCCCAGGGTGTCCGCAGCGCTCCTCTGTGCCCCGCAGATTACGGCTGTGACGGCGAGGAAGACGATGGCTACTGAGCCGCAGCCCCGCAGCCCCCACCACGGCAGCTCCGCACCTCCGTGGCACTTGCTGCCGGGACCCCGTCTGGAGCACCGTGAGGGGCATTTGCCCGGCAAGGGGACTGGGCCGGTGTCTGCGCGTCTGGTCCGATGTGGGTCTTACGGCCCAGGAACCTTGGCAGGCGGCACCGTCCTGCCCCACGGGAGGACACTGAGGCATGAGGAGGCCCACTGTGGGGAGTGAGTGCCGGACTCACTGCCCCTGCGGAGCTGGGCGCCTcggccccccctccccgggctgaGCAGGGCCGCACCCAGCCCTCCCGCCGCGAGTCTCCAGCCGGACCGGCCTCTCCGGCACCGGGCATGGCCCAGACGCCGGCGACCTGAGCCAGCAGTGCTCTCCGCAGACGAGGGACCGTCTGTGCCCAGAGGCCGTGGGGGTGCCCTGTGCAGCCTGTGCGGCTGGCCTGACCCTGCTCCGAGCCGGAGTCAGGAGAGCGGGGTCTTGTTTGAGCGGGGCCTGGCTCAGGGTCTGTAGACGGATGGCCGACCGAGCGTCCTGGCCACACCACTGCCCTCCCGTCCAGCTAGGGGCCCAGCCCCGCCACTGGAGGGCCCAGGGACCACTCTGAG
Coding sequences within:
- the BRF1 gene encoding transcription factor IIIB 90 kDa subunit isoform X3; this translates as MAVSKHLTRGRRMAHVIAACLYLVCRTEGTPHMLLDLSDLLQVNVYVLGKTFLLLARELCINAPAIDPCLYIPRFAHLLEFGEKNHEVSMTALRLLQRMKRDWMHTGRRPSGLCGAALLVAARMHDFRRTVKEVISVVKVCESTLRKRLTEFEDTPTSQLTVDEFMKIDLEGECDPPSYTAGQRKLRMKQLEQVLSKKLEDVEGEISSYQDAIESELENSRPKAKGALASLTRDGSVEDSASSLFGEEDPEDEELQAAASHLNKDFYRELLGAGVSSSSGEAGGPEGGSRPPALESLLGPLPTAASLGISDSIRECISSQSQEPSGARGDGELDLSGIDDVEIDRYILDEAEARVKAELWMRENAEYLREQREKEARIAKEKELGIYKEHKPKKSCKRREPIQASTAGEAIEKMLEQKKISSKINYSVLQDLNSKGGGSLRGGDAQPQERAGARKLSRRKTPAGRSGADPVSSVGKRLRPMVSAQPAKRAAVGETLLPSSPSLGAEPVRPTAVVESGPVSYPPEEDPDEEDPDEEDGEPCVSALQMMGSSDYGCDGEEDDGY
- the BRF1 gene encoding transcription factor IIIB 90 kDa subunit isoform X2 yields the protein MHDFRRTVKEVISVVKVCESTLRKRLTEFEDTPTSQLTVDEFMKIDLEGECDPPSYTAGQRKLRMKQLEQVLSKKLEDVEGEISSYQDAIESELENSRPKAKGALASLTRDGSVEDSASSLFGEEDPEDEELQAAASHLNKDFYRELLGAGVSSSSGEAGGPEGGSRPPALESLLGPLPTAASLGISDSIRECISSQSQEPSGARGDGELDLSGIDDVEIDRYILDEAEARVKAELWMRENAEYLREQREKEARIAKEKELGIYKEHKPKKSCKRREPIQASTAGEAIEKMLEQKKISSKINYSVLQDLNSKGGGSLRGGDAQPQERAGARKLSRRKTPAGRSGADPVSSVGKRLRPMVSAQPAKRAAVGETLLPSSPSLGAEPVRPTAVVESGPVSYPPEEDPDEEDPDEEDGEPCVSALQMMGSSDYGCDGEEDDGY